In Nostoc sp. CENA543, a single genomic region encodes these proteins:
- a CDS encoding IS4 family transposase, whose amino-acid sequence MVEDEVIASHLSALLTPAITSQENYYRQLGLRDRILNLPLMVAAVLTLLWRDVAGVTELTRMLSREGFLWCRPLEVSQQAISQRFLTFPAQLFEKVFKDLLPHLQASWQRRTQRKIPQSVQFTLTKFEKIWIVDCSILEALFQKLESLKDAPQGKLAGKIGTVIDLKNLLPVEIWFCENPRTADTKFEADILNLVTPKTLLLLDRGFYHFNFWLQLIAQNVNFITRLKKGAAIYVQQVFTDSFSLRDRLIRIGSGTKKTPFVTLRLVEIRSGKTWHSYLTSVLDPTVLPPYVVADLYRRRWRIEDAFNTVKRLLGLSYLWTGSMNGVQLQIWGTWLFYAVLVDLGDAVADELSLPFDSISLEMIYRGLYHFYVAHQNGKATDPIKYFASPDNQDLGIVKRQRKPNMKLIVAPFPEKQRGSPEFFFQPPSQIPLTTASQP is encoded by the coding sequence ATGGTGGAAGACGAAGTAATAGCATCGCATCTGTCGGCATTATTAACACCAGCCATTACATCCCAAGAAAATTACTATCGGCAACTGGGATTAAGAGATAGGATTCTCAACTTACCATTAATGGTGGCGGCGGTGCTAACTCTACTCTGGCGTGATGTTGCAGGAGTCACGGAACTGACAAGGATGTTATCAAGGGAAGGGTTTTTGTGGTGTAGACCCCTTGAGGTTAGCCAGCAAGCAATATCTCAACGGTTTTTAACTTTTCCGGCTCAATTATTTGAGAAAGTATTTAAAGATTTATTGCCACATTTACAAGCTTCTTGGCAAAGAAGAACTCAACGTAAAATTCCTCAAAGTGTTCAATTTACTTTGACGAAATTTGAAAAGATATGGATAGTAGACTGTTCAATCTTGGAAGCATTGTTTCAGAAACTTGAGAGCTTAAAAGACGCACCTCAAGGTAAATTAGCCGGAAAAATTGGCACAGTCATAGATTTAAAAAATCTGCTACCTGTAGAAATATGGTTTTGTGAGAATCCTAGAACTGCTGATACAAAGTTTGAAGCAGATATTTTAAATTTAGTTACTCCCAAGACTCTGCTTTTATTAGATAGAGGATTTTACCACTTTAATTTCTGGCTACAACTAATTGCTCAGAATGTGAACTTCATAACCCGGTTAAAAAAGGGAGCAGCAATTTATGTCCAGCAAGTGTTTACAGATAGCTTCTCTTTACGTGACCGTCTGATACGTATTGGTTCTGGCACAAAGAAGACTCCCTTTGTTACTCTACGTCTAGTTGAAATTCGTTCAGGCAAGACATGGCATTCTTATTTAACGAGTGTGCTTGACCCTACAGTTCTACCACCCTATGTTGTGGCTGATTTGTATCGCCGAAGATGGAGAATTGAAGATGCTTTTAATACTGTAAAGCGACTTTTAGGTTTAAGTTATTTATGGACTGGTTCAATGAACGGTGTTCAATTGCAGATTTGGGGTACTTGGTTATTTTATGCTGTGTTGGTCGATTTAGGTGATGCAGTAGCCGACGAACTTTCTTTACCTTTTGATTCCATTTCTTTAGAGATGATTTATCGCGGTTTATATCATTTTTATGTTGCTCATCAAAACGGTAAGGCAACTGACCCTATCAAATATTTTGCATCTCCTGACAATCAAGATTTAGGTATTGTTAAACGACAGCGAAAACCGAACATGAAGCTAATCGTTGCCCCCTTCCCTGAGAAACAACGTGGTTCACCTGAATTTTTCTTTCAACCACCTTCTCAAATCCCCTTGACAACTGCTTCACAACCTTAA
- a CDS encoding DUF3082 domain-containing protein: MTEQNTTPTTDTNTQVTASPLRCLTGSIISGVMGYGSYSLMIAIATTFAQKPITSDNQLVIKITSAVRTLVVGIVALGSGVFTIVAIGLLALGIQLLFQSFTKEKTTND, translated from the coding sequence ATGACAGAACAAAACACGACACCAACCACAGATACAAACACACAAGTTACAGCTAGTCCGTTACGCTGTCTTACAGGGTCAATTATTTCTGGAGTGATGGGATATGGCTCATATTCTCTCATGATTGCGATCGCTACAACCTTCGCTCAAAAACCTATCACTTCTGATAACCAACTAGTCATCAAAATTACCTCCGCCGTTCGTACCCTGGTGGTGGGTATCGTCGCCTTGGGATCTGGAGTATTTACTATAGTAGCCATTGGTTTACTCGCTCTAGGAATACAACTACTATTCCAAAGCTTCACCAAAGAAAAAACGACTAATGACTAA
- the ispE gene encoding 4-(cytidine 5'-diphospho)-2-C-methyl-D-erythritol kinase, with translation MRSYTLIAPAKINLYLEIIGDRPDGYHELVMIMQSIDLADKIEIKSISSETIQVHCNHPQVPTDKSNLVYRAAELMAKKFPEAFAKYGGVDITLHKYIPVAAGLAGGSTNAAAVLVGIDLLWNLGLTQSELEELGATLGSDIPFCIAGGTVIATGRGEQLAPLPSLDHIYIVLAKYRSLEVSTAWAYKTYRQEYGSSYLKDTNDLAARAAAVHSSAMVKAILDKNATEISQQLHNDLERVVLPAYPQVTQLRELFAAQAGVIGTMMSGSGPSVFAICASQAEAEQVKLQIREAIPDEDLELFVTRTIAQGIQVA, from the coding sequence ATGCGTAGTTACACTTTAATTGCTCCCGCCAAAATCAACTTGTATTTAGAAATCATCGGCGACAGACCAGATGGTTATCATGAATTAGTCATGATCATGCAGAGTATCGACCTCGCCGACAAAATTGAAATAAAATCTATTAGCAGTGAAACTATTCAAGTACATTGCAACCATCCCCAAGTCCCAACAGATAAAAGTAATCTTGTATATCGCGCCGCCGAACTCATGGCGAAAAAATTTCCCGAAGCCTTCGCTAAATACGGTGGAGTTGATATCACCCTCCACAAGTACATACCAGTAGCAGCCGGCTTGGCTGGAGGTTCAACCAATGCAGCAGCAGTTCTAGTTGGAATAGATTTACTTTGGAACTTAGGACTAACTCAATCAGAACTTGAAGAACTTGGTGCGACACTCGGCTCAGATATCCCATTTTGCATTGCAGGTGGGACAGTCATCGCCACAGGAAGAGGAGAACAACTTGCACCCCTGCCGAGTTTAGATCATATATATATAGTATTAGCTAAATATCGTAGTCTCGAAGTATCCACAGCTTGGGCATATAAAACCTATCGTCAAGAGTATGGTAGTAGCTATCTCAAAGATACCAACGACTTAGCAGCACGAGCCGCCGCCGTTCATTCCAGTGCAATGGTTAAAGCTATCTTAGATAAAAATGCCACAGAAATATCTCAACAACTGCACAATGATTTAGAGCGTGTAGTCTTACCCGCCTATCCCCAAGTTACACAACTACGAGAACTATTTGCAGCTCAAGCCGGTGTTATCGGAACAATGATGTCTGGTTCTGGCCCTTCAGTCTTTGCTATCTGTGCATCTCAAGCGGAAGCAGAACAAGTTAAGTTACAAATTAGAGAAGCAATTCCCGACGAAGATTTAGAATTATTCGTGACGCGCACAATTGCACAGGGAATTCAGGTGGCTTGA
- the rsmA gene encoding 16S rRNA (adenine(1518)-N(6)/adenine(1519)-N(6))-dimethyltransferase RsmA gives MVRPRKIFAQHWLKSDKVLDAIVKAADCSTNDRILEIGPGTGILTRRLLPLVQSLLAVEIDRDLCKLLVKQLGNKDHFLLLQGDFLTLDLATNLTAFPNFQNQNKVVANIPYNITGPIIEKLLGTIANPNPTPFESIVLLIQKEVAERLYAKAGSKTFGALSVRVQYLAECELICHVPASAFYPPPKVDSAVVRLRPRQIETPANDPKKLENLVKLGFGAKRKMLRNNLQSVIDRDRLGQLLEQLNINPQARAEDISTQQWVELANLLIVDWETQK, from the coding sequence ATGGTTCGACCGCGCAAGATTTTTGCTCAACATTGGCTCAAAAGTGATAAGGTATTGGATGCGATCGTCAAGGCGGCTGATTGTAGTACAAATGACCGCATCCTAGAAATCGGCCCCGGTACAGGTATTCTCACCCGTCGTTTACTACCTTTAGTACAGTCTTTATTAGCTGTCGAAATCGACCGCGATTTGTGTAAATTATTAGTGAAACAATTAGGGAATAAAGACCACTTTCTCCTACTGCAAGGCGACTTTCTCACATTAGATTTAGCCACCAACTTAACAGCATTTCCCAACTTTCAAAATCAAAATAAAGTTGTGGCGAATATCCCCTACAATATTACCGGGCCAATTATTGAAAAACTCTTAGGTACAATCGCCAATCCTAACCCCACACCTTTTGAGTCAATCGTGTTACTAATTCAGAAGGAAGTCGCGGAAAGATTATATGCTAAAGCCGGCTCAAAAACCTTTGGCGCATTATCAGTGAGAGTTCAATATTTAGCTGAGTGTGAGTTAATTTGTCATGTCCCCGCCAGCGCATTTTATCCACCACCAAAAGTAGATTCCGCCGTTGTTAGGTTGCGTCCCCGACAAATAGAAACACCAGCTAACGACCCCAAAAAATTGGAGAACTTAGTTAAGTTAGGCTTTGGTGCAAAACGCAAAATGCTAAGAAATAACCTGCAATCTGTTATTGATCGCGATCGCCTGGGTCAATTACTGGAACAATTAAATATAAACCCCCAAGCCAGAGCTGAAGACATCAGCACACAGCAATGGGTAGAATTAGCCAACTTGTTGATAGTTGACTGGGAAACCCAAAAGTAG
- a CDS encoding type II toxin-antitoxin system VapC family toxin, which produces MKAELFYGAGKSKNPQRSLALQLAFLNRFISLPFNDVAANVSGGIRAELAMLGTPTEPYDLQ; this is translated from the coding sequence GTGAAAGCTGAACTTTTTTATGGTGCAGGTAAAAGCAAAAATCCCCAACGTTCTTTGGCTTTACAATTAGCTTTTCTGAACCGATTTATTTCTCTACCTTTTAATGATGTAGCCGCTAACGTTTCCGGTGGAATTCGTGCTGAGTTGGCAATGTTAGGGACACCTACCGAGCCTTATGATTTGCAATAG
- a CDS encoding SUMF1/EgtB/PvdO family nonheme iron enzyme has product MAKNLAIAIGVNQYDYLQPLNYAKRDAMLMQDFLRNEAGFNQVFFFSDDSPDIGGKSTRPTRANLLRILRQLFETPFMGAGDNFWFFFSGHGSRHAGRDYLMPSDGDPEDIENTAISINLVTERLRRCGADNVVLILDACRSLGTRAGEGIGRQTAEEARQQGVISIFSCSPQEYSYEIAALEQGAFTCALLEGLGIQGKCATVERLNQYLSFRVPELVRQHNNKRQTPYIIAEPVTKSHLILVPRHATLADIATLKNDAYRAQFKKDFDLAKQLWIRVLAAASGQDLEAIEALEQIALLRINVQPQPVKVETPQPTHQNLSESQKLRREEERNRLQREWETRNEKVKRIGAAFAIETDPSRKFQLEQQLQQEKTELKHLENELDAIERLLHPQTITSPEPSKSGTVKEPPKDTLPTFSFEVVTVNAQGKITNRQNRTAKYFAEDLGNGVKLEMVQIPGGTFMMGSPEGEGHDNEKPQHQVTVPGFFMGKYPVTQEQYQAVMGGSNILQKIIGNKNNPSYFKGDKRPVEQVSWDDAVEFCQKLSQKTGKTYRLPSEAEWEYACRAGTTTPFYFGETITTDLVNYDGNYPYGAATKGKYRKETTNVGIFSPNAFGLYDMCGNIWEWCQDVYNNGYQGAPTDSSAWLAGSNNNIKLLRGGSWNNNARNCRSANRNRNARANRNNNVGFRVVAVAVA; this is encoded by the coding sequence ATGGCGAAGAATTTAGCGATCGCGATCGGCGTTAACCAGTATGATTATTTGCAACCGCTAAATTATGCCAAGCGGGATGCAATGTTAATGCAGGATTTCCTCCGCAACGAGGCGGGGTTTAATCAGGTGTTCTTCTTCTCTGATGATTCCCCCGATATTGGCGGTAAATCAACTCGTCCCACCCGCGCTAATTTACTGCGAATTTTGCGCCAGTTATTTGAAACTCCCTTTATGGGCGCGGGTGATAACTTTTGGTTTTTCTTCAGTGGACATGGTAGCCGCCATGCTGGAAGAGATTATCTCATGCCTAGTGATGGCGACCCAGAAGATATTGAAAATACAGCCATTTCCATTAACTTAGTAACTGAACGCCTGCGTCGGTGTGGTGCGGATAATGTTGTGTTGATTTTAGATGCTTGTCGTAGTTTAGGAACTCGTGCTGGCGAAGGTATTGGGAGACAAACAGCAGAGGAAGCGCGTCAACAAGGAGTTATTAGTATATTTTCCTGTAGTCCACAGGAGTATTCTTATGAGATTGCAGCATTAGAGCAAGGTGCTTTTACCTGTGCGTTATTGGAAGGGTTGGGAATTCAGGGTAAATGTGCCACAGTTGAAAGGTTAAATCAGTATCTCAGTTTTCGCGTACCGGAATTGGTGCGTCAGCATAATAATAAGAGGCAAACACCTTATATTATTGCTGAACCTGTAACTAAATCTCATCTCATACTTGTACCGCGACACGCCACCCTAGCGGATATCGCCACACTGAAAAATGATGCTTATCGCGCGCAGTTCAAAAAAGATTTTGATTTAGCCAAGCAACTTTGGATTCGAGTGTTAGCTGCTGCATCAGGACAAGACTTGGAAGCGATAGAAGCCTTAGAACAAATAGCTTTGTTGCGAATCAATGTACAGCCACAACCAGTTAAGGTAGAAACTCCACAGCCAACACATCAAAATCTCAGCGAAAGTCAGAAACTTAGGCGGGAAGAAGAACGAAATAGACTCCAACGAGAATGGGAAACTCGGAACGAGAAAGTCAAACGTATCGGAGCAGCTTTCGCAATTGAGACTGATCCTAGTCGAAAGTTTCAGTTAGAACAGCAACTTCAACAGGAAAAAACTGAGCTAAAGCATCTGGAGAATGAGCTAGATGCAATTGAGAGGTTATTACACCCTCAAACTATTACGTCTCCAGAGCCGTCTAAGTCGGGTACTGTTAAAGAACCACCAAAAGACACCTTACCAACCTTTTCATTTGAAGTAGTGACGGTAAACGCACAAGGGAAAATCACCAACCGCCAAAACCGGACAGCAAAATATTTTGCAGAAGACTTGGGGAATGGTGTCAAGTTGGAGATGGTGCAGATACCAGGGGGAACATTTATGATGGGTTCACCGGAAGGGGAAGGACATGACAATGAAAAACCACAGCATCAGGTGACAGTTCCCGGCTTCTTTATGGGGAAATATCCAGTCACCCAGGAACAGTATCAAGCAGTTATGGGTGGTAGTAATATTCTTCAAAAGATTATAGGCAATAAAAATAATCCTTCCTACTTCAAAGGTGATAAACGACCTGTAGAGCAAGTCAGTTGGGATGATGCGGTAGAATTTTGTCAGAAATTGAGTCAGAAAACAGGAAAAACCTACAGGCTACCCAGTGAGGCGGAATGGGAATACGCCTGTCGTGCAGGGACAACCACGCCGTTTTATTTTGGGGAAACCATCACTACAGATTTAGTTAACTATGATGGTAACTATCCTTATGGTGCAGCAACTAAAGGTAAATATCGTAAAGAAACAACAAATGTAGGGATATTTTCGCCGAACGCTTTCGGTTTATATGATATGTGTGGTAATATATGGGAATGGTGTCAAGATGTATATAATAATGGCTACCAAGGCGCGCCGACAGATAGTAGTGCATGGTTAGCAGGTAGCAATAATAACATCAAGCTGCTGCGTGGCGGTAGTTGGAACAACAATGCCAGGAATTGCCGTTCTGCCAATCGCAATAGGAACGCGCGCGCGAATCGTAACAACAACGTTGGGTTTCGCGTGGTGGCTGTGGCTGTGGCGTGA
- a CDS encoding type II toxin-antitoxin system RelE/ParE family toxin — protein MARRIVIKPQASLDIDEHFAYISLENSDAALQFFDSARQTFAQLSRTPGMGSLYLLENPRLQGLRKWAVKGFKKYLIFYFEQEDSIEVVRVLYAGRDIERILEQQL, from the coding sequence ATGGCCAGACGGATTGTTATTAAGCCACAGGCGAGTTTAGATATTGATGAACACTTTGCTTACATCTCGCTAGAAAACTCTGATGCTGCGTTGCAATTCTTCGACTCTGCACGACAGACATTTGCACAGTTATCACGAACACCTGGGATGGGTAGCCTTTATTTATTGGAAAATCCACGTTTGCAAGGGTTGCGTAAGTGGGCTGTGAAGGGTTTTAAGAAATATCTGATTTTCTATTTTGAGCAGGAGGATAGCATTGAAGTTGTGCGGGTTCTCTATGCTGGGCGGGATATTGAAAGAATTTTAGAGCAGCAGTTATGA
- a CDS encoding type II toxin-antitoxin system ParD family antitoxin produces MFQLNISLPEQLQEFLEQQVATGGYANTNEYINYLIFQEQQRIAQKQLESLLIEGLDSGEVVEVTDEWWEEKRAKLVEQLRQRQ; encoded by the coding sequence ATGTTTCAACTCAATATTTCGCTTCCTGAGCAATTGCAAGAATTTCTTGAGCAACAAGTTGCGACTGGTGGCTACGCTAATACGAACGAATATATTAATTATCTCATTTTCCAAGAACAGCAGCGTATCGCCCAAAAACAGTTAGAATCGCTACTTATTGAAGGTCTTGATAGTGGAGAAGTTGTAGAAGTAACAGATGAGTGGTGGGAGGAAAAACGCGCTAAACTCGTTGAACAACTACGTCAGAGACAGTAA
- a CDS encoding Uma2 family endonuclease — protein MTAITFNLNRIIQLNDEQFYQMCQENPGVKFERNAKGEIIVMPPTGGETGKFNIEIGADFVIWNRQAKLGVCFDSSTCFKLPNGANRSPDVAWIKKARWDALTPQQQKKFPPIAPDFVLELMSPSDDLEEIQAKMREYIDNQVKLGWLINPQTKQVEIYRQNQPAEILDSPTQLSGEDILPGFILDLGIVWN, from the coding sequence ATGACAGCAATTACATTCAACCTCAACCGCATTATTCAACTAAATGACGAGCAGTTTTATCAAATGTGTCAAGAAAATCCTGGAGTTAAATTTGAGCGCAATGCTAAAGGAGAAATCATAGTTATGCCACCCACAGGAGGAGAAACAGGAAAATTTAATATAGAAATTGGTGCTGATTTTGTCATCTGGAATCGCCAAGCCAAATTAGGTGTATGTTTCGATTCTTCCACCTGTTTTAAATTACCCAATGGTGCAAATCGTTCTCCTGACGTAGCGTGGATCAAAAAAGCTAGATGGGATGCACTCACACCACAACAACAAAAGAAATTTCCCCCAATAGCACCAGACTTTGTATTAGAGTTAATGTCCCCCAGTGACGACTTAGAGGAAATTCAAGCCAAAATGCGCGAGTATATAGATAACCAAGTAAAGTTAGGTTGGTTAATTAATCCCCAAACCAAACAAGTAGAAATTTATCGTCAAAATCAGCCAGCAGAAATTCTCGATAGTCCTACCCAACTATCAGGAGAAGATATTCTACCAGGATTTATTTTAGATTTGGGGATAGTTTGGAATTAA
- a CDS encoding PAS domain S-box protein, producing the protein MFTEVITKRKQAEIALANSERRLQDIANNLPGAIFQFTYCDGVWRIDYVSDFIWELAGITALEMMEDLSSFIGLIHPEDTDNYVASVVEAIENLTSWHYEGRLVKPNGEIRWWQGDSTPTRNHQGEVIFCGVMLDITERKQAEAELKRLNEELETRVEERTKALLESEARFQRLADNVPGMLYEFHLQPDGTQFFSYVSSGCQEITGRSPKELQYDASLSLTYIHPEDVPHVQAATSLSAQTMQKFEHEWRVITTTGEQKWVRAVSKPERRQEGEIVWYGYLLDITAQQAALRDRQQAQQQLQQQAQFLQSIWEGVDYGICVLDVLDDGADYRFVNFNPAMLRNSLTPLEHWLGKTITEALPEDMANRYRQHYKECIQSKKSIFFEECFRYEEVETWWLINATPLWDDNSRISQIVVTSTEITETKKAEQERQLFVSVIENSSDFIGFATLAGKPIFLNEAGRKMVGLDHPSFPEDLNISEFFFPEDREYVQQSIIPKVIQHGMWEEEIRFRHFQTGAEIIVDYNMFILKNPETNEPLYFATITRDIRERKQAEAALRESQHLIQRIANSTPNLIYIFDLEEQRNVYANRELYSLVGYSIEEVQKMGDKLLFNLLHPEDLAKITIYHQQFLTANDGEIVEFEFRVKDKNNEWCWLYSRETPFNRNADGKVKQILGVSTNITERKRAEIKLQQQAESLEDTVRELQLTQAQLIQSEKMSSLGNMVAGVAHEINNPVNFIHGNLIPASEYAQDLLRLVALYQIYYPYPPAEIQETLIDIEFDFLKEDLVKLLKSMRVGTQRIREIVLSLRNFSRLDEAEFKDVDIHEGIDSTLMILHNRLKSKPDHPEILVIKEYGELPLVECYPGQLNQVFMNILSNAIDALESLCMSEQGEITIRTEVIHSNWVRISIADNGTGIPATVVSKLFDPFFTTKSVGKGTGLGLSISYQIVVDKHKGKLYCHSEPGNGAEFVIEIPITQAVG; encoded by the coding sequence ATGTTTACGGAAGTGATTACTAAACGTAAACAAGCAGAGATAGCTTTAGCCAATAGTGAAAGACGTTTGCAGGATATTGCCAATAATTTACCAGGGGCAATTTTTCAATTTACATATTGTGATGGTGTTTGGCGAATAGATTATGTCAGCGATTTTATTTGGGAATTGGCTGGTATTACTGCTCTAGAAATGATGGAGGATTTAAGTAGTTTTATCGGGCTTATCCATCCAGAGGATACAGATAATTATGTTGCTTCTGTGGTTGAGGCAATAGAAAATCTTACTTCGTGGCATTATGAGGGACGCTTGGTGAAGCCTAATGGTGAGATTCGCTGGTGGCAGGGAGACTCAACTCCTACGAGAAATCATCAAGGGGAAGTCATCTTTTGTGGTGTGATGTTAGATATTACGGAACGCAAACAAGCAGAAGCCGAACTCAAACGCTTGAATGAAGAATTAGAAACCAGAGTTGAGGAACGGACAAAGGCTTTATTGGAGAGTGAAGCAAGATTTCAAAGATTAGCAGACAATGTGCCGGGGATGCTTTACGAATTTCATCTCCAGCCTGATGGTACACAGTTTTTTTCCTATGTTTCATCTGGATGTCAAGAAATTACGGGTAGAAGTCCAAAAGAATTACAATATGATGCTTCTCTATCTCTTACATATATTCACCCTGAAGATGTACCTCATGTTCAAGCTGCAACTTCGCTTTCTGCCCAAACTATGCAAAAGTTTGAACATGAGTGGCGTGTCATTACCACTACTGGCGAACAGAAATGGGTGAGGGCGGTTTCTAAACCAGAACGCCGCCAAGAGGGAGAAATAGTTTGGTATGGCTATCTATTAGATATTACTGCACAACAAGCTGCGCTACGCGATCGCCAACAAGCACAACAACAGCTACAACAACAGGCGCAATTCTTACAAAGTATCTGGGAAGGTGTAGATTATGGTATTTGTGTTTTGGATGTTTTGGATGATGGCGCAGATTATCGCTTTGTGAACTTCAATCCTGCCATGTTAAGAAATAGCCTCACGCCTTTAGAACATTGGTTGGGGAAAACAATTACAGAAGCGTTACCTGAAGATATGGCTAATCGCTATCGTCAACACTACAAAGAATGTATTCAATCGAAAAAAAGCATATTCTTTGAGGAATGTTTCCGCTATGAAGAAGTGGAAACTTGGTGGTTAATTAATGCTACACCTCTTTGGGATGATAATTCTCGCATTTCTCAAATTGTTGTCACGTCAACAGAAATTACTGAAACCAAAAAGGCTGAACAAGAACGCCAATTATTTGTCTCAGTCATTGAAAATAGTAGTGATTTTATTGGTTTTGCAACTCTTGCAGGCAAACCTATATTTCTGAATGAAGCTGGTAGGAAAATGGTGGGTTTAGATCATCCATCATTCCCTGAAGACTTAAACATCTCTGAATTCTTTTTTCCAGAAGATAGAGAATATGTACAGCAATCTATAATTCCTAAAGTTATACAACATGGTATGTGGGAAGAAGAGATTCGCTTCCGACACTTTCAAACCGGAGCAGAGATAATCGTTGATTACAATATGTTCATTCTGAAGAATCCAGAAACGAACGAACCTTTGTATTTTGCTACTATTACTCGTGATATTCGAGAACGTAAACAAGCTGAAGCCGCACTCAGAGAAAGTCAACATTTAATTCAGCGCATTGCTAATTCTACACCTAATCTCATCTATATTTTTGATTTAGAAGAACAACGTAACGTTTACGCCAACCGAGAACTTTATAGTCTGGTTGGCTATTCTATAGAAGAAGTGCAGAAGATGGGAGACAAGTTACTCTTCAATCTTTTACACCCAGAAGACTTGGCAAAAATCACAATTTATCACCAACAATTTCTCACTGCTAATGATGGTGAGATTGTAGAATTTGAATTTCGGGTTAAAGATAAGAATAATGAATGGTGTTGGTTATACAGTCGAGAAACACCTTTTAATCGCAATGCTGATGGTAAAGTTAAGCAAATTTTAGGGGTATCAACCAACATCACAGAACGTAAACGAGCCGAAATAAAATTGCAACAACAAGCTGAAAGCTTAGAAGATACTGTGCGGGAATTGCAACTTACCCAAGCTCAACTGATTCAAAGTGAGAAAATGTCTTCATTAGGTAATATGGTTGCGGGTGTAGCTCATGAAATTAATAATCCTGTGAATTTTATTCATGGTAATTTAATTCCCGCTAGTGAATACGCACAAGATTTATTGCGCTTAGTGGCACTGTATCAAATATATTATCCTTATCCGCCAGCAGAAATTCAAGAAACATTAATTGATATTGAATTTGATTTTTTGAAGGAAGATTTAGTCAAACTGCTGAAATCTATGCGTGTCGGAACTCAGCGCATTCGCGAAATTGTTCTATCACTCCGTAATTTCTCTCGCTTAGATGAAGCAGAATTTAAGGATGTGGATATTCACGAAGGTATTGATAGCACTCTGATGATTTTACATAATCGTTTGAAATCTAAACCAGACCATCCAGAAATTTTGGTAATTAAAGAGTATGGTGAATTACCTCTGGTGGAATGCTACCCTGGACAGCTGAATCAGGTATTTATGAATATTTTGAGTAATGCTATTGATGCTTTGGAAAGCTTATGTATGAGTGAACAGGGAGAAATTACAATTCGGACTGAAGTTATTCATAGTAATTGGGTGAGAATTAGTATTGCAGATAATGGTACGGGAATTCCTGCCACAGTGGTTTCCAAGTTATTTGACCCCTTCTTCACTACTAAAAGTGTAGGTAAAGGTACAGGTTTGGGTTTATCTATTAGTTATCAAATTGTCGTTGATAAACATAAGGGCAAATTATATTGTCATTCAGAACCAGGGAATGGTGCAGAGTTTGTGATTGAAATCCCCATCACTCAAGCAGTAGGTTAA